One region of Primulina tabacum isolate GXHZ01 chromosome 1, ASM2559414v2, whole genome shotgun sequence genomic DNA includes:
- the LOC142546987 gene encoding serine--tRNA ligase, chloroplastic/mitochondrial isoform X2, whose product MGLQSCASKLYPFSLLKPLTSSPQISKFLIPYHFRRRSFPLHARERAYASAAPQLATKTSDVTSPDDVKVKMSQWKAAIDYKWMRENKEAVAANIKNRKSQANLDLVLQLYDSLLNAQKEVERLRAERNAVANKMKGKLEPAERQKLIEEGKNLKEGLVSLEEDLLKLTDEIQQEAQCVPNMTHPDVPLGGEDCSTVRKVVGQPREFSFPVKDHVQLGKDLELFDFDAAAEVSGSKFYYLKNEAVMLEMGLVNWAVSEVMKRGFIPLTTPEIVRSSVVEKCGFLPRGTNTQVYSIEGSDQCLIGTAEIPVGGIHMDSILSEVSLPLKYAAFSHCFRTEAGAAGAATRGLYRVHQFSKVEMFILCRPEESDSFHHHLIQIEEELFSSLGLHFKTMDMSTEDLGAPAYRKFDIEAWMPGLGRYGEISSASNCTDYQSRRLGIRYRPESSTPSKKGPTQFVHTLNATACAVPRMIICLLENYQQEDGSVIIPEPLRPFMGNLEIICPKYK is encoded by the exons ATGGGGCTTCAATCTTGTGCGTCCAAATTATATCCATTTTCCCTCCTCAAACCCCTCACCAGTTCTCCCCAAATTTCCAAATTCTTGATCCCGTACCACTTCCGGCGGCGTTCATTTCCGCTTCATGCTAGAGAACGAGCCTACGCCTCTGCCGCTCCTCAACTAGCTACTAAAACCTCCGATGTCACCAGCCCAGATGATGTTAAGG TGAAGATGTCTCAATGGAAAGCGGCAATTGATTACAAGTGGATGCGGGAGAACAAGGAGGCTGTTGCGGCCAATATCAAGAATCGCAAATCACAAGCTAATCTAGATCTTGTTCTTCAGCTTTATGATAGTTTATTGAATGCTCAAAAG GAAGTAGAAAGACTTCGCGCAGAGAGAAATGCAGTTGCAAACAAGATGAAAGGAAAGCTGGAGCCTGCAGAACGTCAGAAACTCATAGAAGAAG GTAAGAATCTCAAGGAAGGGCTTGTTTCCCTGGAAGAAGACCTTCTTAAACTTACAGACGAAATTCAGCAGGAAGCACAATGTGTGCCAAATATGACACATCCAGATGTCCCATTAGGCGGAGAAGATTGTTCTACTGTGAGAAAAGTG GTCGGTCAGCCTCGTGAGTTTAGTTTCCCTGTCAAGGATCATGTCCAGCTTGGAAAAGACTTGgaattatttgattttgatgCTGCCGCGGAG GTTAGTGGTTCGAAGTTTTATTATTTGAAGAATGAAGCAGTTATGCTTGAGATGGGACTCGTGAACTGGGCAGTATCAGAAGTCATGAAAAGAGGCTTTATACCTCTTACAACACCAGAAATTGTCCGATCTTCTGTTGTAGAGAAATGTGGTTTCCTGCCCAGAGGAACAAACACTCAG GTTTATTCAATTGAGGGTAGTGATCAATGCCTCATAGGTACTGCAGAGATTCCAGTGGGAGGAATTCATATGGACTCCATTCTTTCAGAGGTATCATTGCCTTTAAAGTATGCGGCTTTCTCTCATTGCTTTCGCACAGAAGCAGGTGCTGCAGGTGCTGCAACAAG GGGCCTTTATCGTGTTCACCAATTTAGCAAGGTGGAGATGTTCATCTTATGCAGGCCAGAGGAGAGTGATTCCTTCCATCatcatcttattcaaattgaagaagAGCTCTTCTCGTCATTAGGACTACATTTTAA AACTATGGACATGTCAACTGAGGATCTAGGTGCACCAGCTTATCGTAAGTTTGATATTGAAGCCTGGATGCCTGGATTGGGACGGTACGGTGAG ATATCAAGTGCCTCCAACTGTACAGACTACCAAAGCAGACGACTAGGCATTCGTTATCGTCCTGAATCTTCCACTCCTTCGAAAAAGGGTCCAACACAGTTTGTCCATACACTAAACGCCACAGCATGTGCAGTTCCTAGAATGATCATATGCCTGCTCGAAAATTACCAGCAAGAGGATGGTTCTGTCATTATACCCGAGCCATTGAGGCCGTTCATGGGAAATCTTGAGATCATTTGTCCTAAATACAAATAG
- the LOC142546987 gene encoding serine--tRNA ligase, chloroplastic/mitochondrial isoform X1 produces MGLQSCASKLYPFSLLKPLTSSPQISKFLIPYHFRRRSFPLHARERAYASAAPQLATKTSDVTSPDDVKEVKMSQWKAAIDYKWMRENKEAVAANIKNRKSQANLDLVLQLYDSLLNAQKEVERLRAERNAVANKMKGKLEPAERQKLIEEGKNLKEGLVSLEEDLLKLTDEIQQEAQCVPNMTHPDVPLGGEDCSTVRKVVGQPREFSFPVKDHVQLGKDLELFDFDAAAEVSGSKFYYLKNEAVMLEMGLVNWAVSEVMKRGFIPLTTPEIVRSSVVEKCGFLPRGTNTQVYSIEGSDQCLIGTAEIPVGGIHMDSILSEVSLPLKYAAFSHCFRTEAGAAGAATRGLYRVHQFSKVEMFILCRPEESDSFHHHLIQIEEELFSSLGLHFKTMDMSTEDLGAPAYRKFDIEAWMPGLGRYGEISSASNCTDYQSRRLGIRYRPESSTPSKKGPTQFVHTLNATACAVPRMIICLLENYQQEDGSVIIPEPLRPFMGNLEIICPKYK; encoded by the exons ATGGGGCTTCAATCTTGTGCGTCCAAATTATATCCATTTTCCCTCCTCAAACCCCTCACCAGTTCTCCCCAAATTTCCAAATTCTTGATCCCGTACCACTTCCGGCGGCGTTCATTTCCGCTTCATGCTAGAGAACGAGCCTACGCCTCTGCCGCTCCTCAACTAGCTACTAAAACCTCCGATGTCACCAGCCCAGATGATGTTAAGG AAGTGAAGATGTCTCAATGGAAAGCGGCAATTGATTACAAGTGGATGCGGGAGAACAAGGAGGCTGTTGCGGCCAATATCAAGAATCGCAAATCACAAGCTAATCTAGATCTTGTTCTTCAGCTTTATGATAGTTTATTGAATGCTCAAAAG GAAGTAGAAAGACTTCGCGCAGAGAGAAATGCAGTTGCAAACAAGATGAAAGGAAAGCTGGAGCCTGCAGAACGTCAGAAACTCATAGAAGAAG GTAAGAATCTCAAGGAAGGGCTTGTTTCCCTGGAAGAAGACCTTCTTAAACTTACAGACGAAATTCAGCAGGAAGCACAATGTGTGCCAAATATGACACATCCAGATGTCCCATTAGGCGGAGAAGATTGTTCTACTGTGAGAAAAGTG GTCGGTCAGCCTCGTGAGTTTAGTTTCCCTGTCAAGGATCATGTCCAGCTTGGAAAAGACTTGgaattatttgattttgatgCTGCCGCGGAG GTTAGTGGTTCGAAGTTTTATTATTTGAAGAATGAAGCAGTTATGCTTGAGATGGGACTCGTGAACTGGGCAGTATCAGAAGTCATGAAAAGAGGCTTTATACCTCTTACAACACCAGAAATTGTCCGATCTTCTGTTGTAGAGAAATGTGGTTTCCTGCCCAGAGGAACAAACACTCAG GTTTATTCAATTGAGGGTAGTGATCAATGCCTCATAGGTACTGCAGAGATTCCAGTGGGAGGAATTCATATGGACTCCATTCTTTCAGAGGTATCATTGCCTTTAAAGTATGCGGCTTTCTCTCATTGCTTTCGCACAGAAGCAGGTGCTGCAGGTGCTGCAACAAG GGGCCTTTATCGTGTTCACCAATTTAGCAAGGTGGAGATGTTCATCTTATGCAGGCCAGAGGAGAGTGATTCCTTCCATCatcatcttattcaaattgaagaagAGCTCTTCTCGTCATTAGGACTACATTTTAA AACTATGGACATGTCAACTGAGGATCTAGGTGCACCAGCTTATCGTAAGTTTGATATTGAAGCCTGGATGCCTGGATTGGGACGGTACGGTGAG ATATCAAGTGCCTCCAACTGTACAGACTACCAAAGCAGACGACTAGGCATTCGTTATCGTCCTGAATCTTCCACTCCTTCGAAAAAGGGTCCAACACAGTTTGTCCATACACTAAACGCCACAGCATGTGCAGTTCCTAGAATGATCATATGCCTGCTCGAAAATTACCAGCAAGAGGATGGTTCTGTCATTATACCCGAGCCATTGAGGCCGTTCATGGGAAATCTTGAGATCATTTGTCCTAAATACAAATAG
- the LOC142546987 gene encoding serine--tRNA ligase, chloroplastic/mitochondrial isoform X3, with protein sequence MGLQSCASKLYPFSLLKPLTSSPQISKFLIPYHFRRRSFPLHARERAYASAAPQLATKTSDVTSPDDVKEVKMSQWKAAIDYKWMRENKEAVAANIKNRKSQANLDLVLQLYDSLLNAQKEVERLRAERNAVANKMKGKLEPAERQKLIEEGKNLKEGLVSLEEDLLKLTDEIQQEAQCVPNMTHPDVPLGGEDCSTVRKVVGQPREFSFPVKDHVQLGKDLELFDFDAAAEVSGSKFYYLKNEAVMLEMGLVNWAVSEVMKRGFIPLTTPEIVRSSVVEKCGFLPRGTNTQVYSIEGSDQCLIGTAEIPVGGIHMDSILSEVSLPLKYAAFSHCFRTEAGAAGAATRGLYRVHQFSKVEMFILCRPEESDSFHHHLIQIEEELFSSLGLHFKTMDMSTEDLGAPAYRKFDIEAWMPGLGRYDIKCLQLYRLPKQTTRHSLSS encoded by the exons ATGGGGCTTCAATCTTGTGCGTCCAAATTATATCCATTTTCCCTCCTCAAACCCCTCACCAGTTCTCCCCAAATTTCCAAATTCTTGATCCCGTACCACTTCCGGCGGCGTTCATTTCCGCTTCATGCTAGAGAACGAGCCTACGCCTCTGCCGCTCCTCAACTAGCTACTAAAACCTCCGATGTCACCAGCCCAGATGATGTTAAGG AAGTGAAGATGTCTCAATGGAAAGCGGCAATTGATTACAAGTGGATGCGGGAGAACAAGGAGGCTGTTGCGGCCAATATCAAGAATCGCAAATCACAAGCTAATCTAGATCTTGTTCTTCAGCTTTATGATAGTTTATTGAATGCTCAAAAG GAAGTAGAAAGACTTCGCGCAGAGAGAAATGCAGTTGCAAACAAGATGAAAGGAAAGCTGGAGCCTGCAGAACGTCAGAAACTCATAGAAGAAG GTAAGAATCTCAAGGAAGGGCTTGTTTCCCTGGAAGAAGACCTTCTTAAACTTACAGACGAAATTCAGCAGGAAGCACAATGTGTGCCAAATATGACACATCCAGATGTCCCATTAGGCGGAGAAGATTGTTCTACTGTGAGAAAAGTG GTCGGTCAGCCTCGTGAGTTTAGTTTCCCTGTCAAGGATCATGTCCAGCTTGGAAAAGACTTGgaattatttgattttgatgCTGCCGCGGAG GTTAGTGGTTCGAAGTTTTATTATTTGAAGAATGAAGCAGTTATGCTTGAGATGGGACTCGTGAACTGGGCAGTATCAGAAGTCATGAAAAGAGGCTTTATACCTCTTACAACACCAGAAATTGTCCGATCTTCTGTTGTAGAGAAATGTGGTTTCCTGCCCAGAGGAACAAACACTCAG GTTTATTCAATTGAGGGTAGTGATCAATGCCTCATAGGTACTGCAGAGATTCCAGTGGGAGGAATTCATATGGACTCCATTCTTTCAGAGGTATCATTGCCTTTAAAGTATGCGGCTTTCTCTCATTGCTTTCGCACAGAAGCAGGTGCTGCAGGTGCTGCAACAAG GGGCCTTTATCGTGTTCACCAATTTAGCAAGGTGGAGATGTTCATCTTATGCAGGCCAGAGGAGAGTGATTCCTTCCATCatcatcttattcaaattgaagaagAGCTCTTCTCGTCATTAGGACTACATTTTAA AACTATGGACATGTCAACTGAGGATCTAGGTGCACCAGCTTATCGTAAGTTTGATATTGAAGCCTGGATGCCTGGATTGGGACGGTACG ATATCAAGTGCCTCCAACTGTACAGACTACCAAAGCAGACGACTAGGCATTCGTTATCGTCCTGA
- the LOC142546987 gene encoding serine--tRNA ligase, chloroplastic/mitochondrial isoform X4, translating into MKGKLEPAERQKLIEEGKNLKEGLVSLEEDLLKLTDEIQQEAQCVPNMTHPDVPLGGEDCSTVRKVVGQPREFSFPVKDHVQLGKDLELFDFDAAAEVSGSKFYYLKNEAVMLEMGLVNWAVSEVMKRGFIPLTTPEIVRSSVVEKCGFLPRGTNTQVYSIEGSDQCLIGTAEIPVGGIHMDSILSEVSLPLKYAAFSHCFRTEAGAAGAATRGLYRVHQFSKVEMFILCRPEESDSFHHHLIQIEEELFSSLGLHFKTMDMSTEDLGAPAYRKFDIEAWMPGLGRYGEISSASNCTDYQSRRLGIRYRPESSTPSKKGPTQFVHTLNATACAVPRMIICLLENYQQEDGSVIIPEPLRPFMGNLEIICPKYK; encoded by the exons ATGAAAGGAAAGCTGGAGCCTGCAGAACGTCAGAAACTCATAGAAGAAG GTAAGAATCTCAAGGAAGGGCTTGTTTCCCTGGAAGAAGACCTTCTTAAACTTACAGACGAAATTCAGCAGGAAGCACAATGTGTGCCAAATATGACACATCCAGATGTCCCATTAGGCGGAGAAGATTGTTCTACTGTGAGAAAAGTG GTCGGTCAGCCTCGTGAGTTTAGTTTCCCTGTCAAGGATCATGTCCAGCTTGGAAAAGACTTGgaattatttgattttgatgCTGCCGCGGAG GTTAGTGGTTCGAAGTTTTATTATTTGAAGAATGAAGCAGTTATGCTTGAGATGGGACTCGTGAACTGGGCAGTATCAGAAGTCATGAAAAGAGGCTTTATACCTCTTACAACACCAGAAATTGTCCGATCTTCTGTTGTAGAGAAATGTGGTTTCCTGCCCAGAGGAACAAACACTCAG GTTTATTCAATTGAGGGTAGTGATCAATGCCTCATAGGTACTGCAGAGATTCCAGTGGGAGGAATTCATATGGACTCCATTCTTTCAGAGGTATCATTGCCTTTAAAGTATGCGGCTTTCTCTCATTGCTTTCGCACAGAAGCAGGTGCTGCAGGTGCTGCAACAAG GGGCCTTTATCGTGTTCACCAATTTAGCAAGGTGGAGATGTTCATCTTATGCAGGCCAGAGGAGAGTGATTCCTTCCATCatcatcttattcaaattgaagaagAGCTCTTCTCGTCATTAGGACTACATTTTAA AACTATGGACATGTCAACTGAGGATCTAGGTGCACCAGCTTATCGTAAGTTTGATATTGAAGCCTGGATGCCTGGATTGGGACGGTACGGTGAG ATATCAAGTGCCTCCAACTGTACAGACTACCAAAGCAGACGACTAGGCATTCGTTATCGTCCTGAATCTTCCACTCCTTCGAAAAAGGGTCCAACACAGTTTGTCCATACACTAAACGCCACAGCATGTGCAGTTCCTAGAATGATCATATGCCTGCTCGAAAATTACCAGCAAGAGGATGGTTCTGTCATTATACCCGAGCCATTGAGGCCGTTCATGGGAAATCTTGAGATCATTTGTCCTAAATACAAATAG